A window of the Miscanthus floridulus cultivar M001 chromosome 14, ASM1932011v1, whole genome shotgun sequence genome harbors these coding sequences:
- the LOC136504768 gene encoding GDP-Man:Man(3)GlcNAc(2)-PP-Dol alpha-1,2-mannosyltransferase-like, translating into MAILAGLVAVLSALLAAALRRLLIPRRRPADAAGFFHPYTNDGGGGERVLWCAVRAVQELLPDLPCAVYTGDADAAPDALAARALERFGVCLLRPPQVVHLNKRKWIEARTYAHFTMIGQSLGSVYLAWEALTNFTPQFYFDTSGYAFTYPLARLFGCKVICYTHYPTISSDMVERVKHRSSMYNNSSHIAGSIWLSRCKILYYTIFSWLYGLVGSCAHLVMVNSSWTRSHIINIWKIPERTKRVYPPCNTSALQMLPLERPTTPPFFISVAQFRPEKAHGLQLEAFALALQRLDPDFPKPKLQFVGSCRNKEDLDRLQKLKDRSTELHIDELVEFHKDISYRDLGQLLGGAIAGLHSMTDEHFGISVVEYMAAGAIPIAHKSAGPMMDIVLDEDGHQTGFLASEKEDYTEAIIKVLRMPESERQEMAAVARKRAQRFSDQRFHEDFTEAVGHILSAREA; encoded by the exons ATGGCGATCTTGGCAGGCCTCGTCGCCGTCCTCTCCGCCCTCCTCGCCGCCGCGCTCCGGCGCCTCCTAATCCCGCGCCGCCGCCCCGCGGACGCCGCCGGGTTCTTCCACCCGTACAccaacgacggcggcggcggcgagcgcgtgCTCTGGTGCGCGGTGCGCGCCGTGCAGGAGCTCCTCCCGGACCTCCCCTGCGCCGTCTACACCGGCGATGCCGACGCCGCGCCCGACGCCCTCGCCGCGCGCGCGCTGGAACGGTTTGGTGTCTGTCTCCTCCGCCCGCCGCAG GTTGTTCACTTGAATAAGAGAAAGTGGATCGAAGCAAGGACCTATGCCCACTTCACAATGATTGGGCAAAGCCTTGGCTCTGTTTATCTTGCATGGGAGGCCCTTACTAATTTTACCCCCCAGTTTTACTTTGATACAAGCGGCTATGCTTTTACATATCCACTGGCTCGGCTATTTGGTTGCAAAGTCATCTGCTATACTCATTACCCTACAATCAGTTCTGATATGGTTGAACGTGTTAAGCACCGCAGTTCTATGTACAATAACAGCTCTCATATCGCAGGAAG CATTTGGCTGTCCCGATGCAAAATCCTCTACTATACCATATTCAGTTGGTTATATGGTCTGGTGGGTTCATGTGCACATCTTGTAATGGTTAATTCCTCATGGACAAGATCCCATATTATAAATATTTGGAAGATCCCAGAGCGTACTAAGAGGGTGTACCCTCCATGCAACACTTCTGCTCTTCAG ATGCTTCCCCTGGAAAGACCAACAACACCTCCTTTTTTTATTTCAGTTGCACAGTTCCGCCCAGAAAAG GCCCATGGTCTTCAGCTGGAGGCATTTGCACTTGCGCTTCAAAGGCTAGATCCTGACTTTCCTAAGCCAAAGCTTCAGTTTGTTGGTAGTTGCCGGAATAAAGAGGATCTGGACAGACTACAAAAGCTTAAGGACAGATCCACTGAACTACACATAGATGAGCTTGTGGAGTTCCACAAGGATATTTCTTACAG AGACCTGGGACAACTTCTTGGGGGTGCCATTGCTGGGCTCCATTCGATGACAGATGAACATTTCGGAATAAGTGTTGTTGAGTATATGGCAGCTGGAGCTATTCCAATTG CGCATAAATCGGCAGGACCAATGATGGACATTGTGCTAGATGAGGATGGCCATCAAACGGGATTTCTAGCCTCCGAGAAGGAAGATTACACTGAAGCAATTATCAAGGTCTTGAGGATGCCGGAGTCAGAGAGGCAAGAAATGGCAGCTGTGGCTAGGAAACGTGCACAAAGATTTTCAGATCAGAGATTCCATGAAGATTTCACTGAGGCTGTTGGCCATATTTTGTCAGCAAGGGAAGCCTGA
- the LOC136502678 gene encoding ethylene-responsive transcription factor ERN1-like, translating to MARKRKASDSAVDIDGDGDGDGYDVLQYSPPLLASTDACVWASSGGGSMAAVAATAAAAAQQQQRGRKRFVGVRQRPSGRWVAEIKDTIQKIRVWLGTFDTAEEAARAYDEAACLLRGANTRTNFWPRPSPASSVAVAPAAVHPAPPPPTPAAASGSPTQAPALPSKVTNLLLLRLRARNNQPLNAAPARQQEAALLQGPLCAEPYGNGGGEECAFQVDDFLSYDCGSDENSSQEIDEEEEEEEKEELDFQFMDQQTASPAAGCEGGLCSPFEVVAAELGGVVEAAGGEPATAVHELMMSRMDYERKISASLYALSGVSECLKMRLGAAAAGGGHAVRDQLSGLREACRKKQRETVQQQQQHEQEPSTETAEDVKPSREECSPGGGAPEATSSSSEASDGDGDGDGDGDVLLWSSLDLAPIC from the coding sequence ATGGCGAGGAAACGCAAGGCCTCCGACTCCGCCGTGGACattgacggcgacggcgacggcgacggctacGACGTGCTCCAGTACTCGCCACCACTGCTGGCTTCAACAGACGCGTGTGTATGGGCATCATCGGGCGGTGGTAGCATGGCCGCGgtggctgctactgctgctgcggcggcgcagcagcagcagcggggaAGGAAGCGGTTCGTGGGCGTGCGGCAGCGGCCGTCGGGGCGGTGGGTGGCGGAGATCAAGGACACCATCCAGAAGATCCGCGTGTGGCTCGGCACCTTCGACACGGCCGAGGAGGCCGCCCGCGCCTACGACGAGGCCGCGTGCCTCCTCCGCGGCGCCAACACGCGCACCAACTTCTGGCCGCGCCCCTCGCCGGCTTCCTCCGTCGCAGTAGCCCCCGCGGCCGTGCATCCCGCGCCGCCTCCGccgacgccggcggcggcgtcggggtcTCCAACGCAGGCGCCGGCTCTTCCGTCCAAGGTCACCAACCTCCTGCTCCTGCGGCTCAGGGCTCGCAACAACCAGCCCCTCAACGCTGCCCCGGCGAGGCAGCAGGAGGCCGCGCTGCTACAGGGGCCGTTGTGCGCCGAACCGtatggcaacggcggcggcgaggagtgcGCCTTCCAAGTCGACGACTTCTTGAGCTACGACTGCGGCAGCGACGAGAACAGCTCGCAAGAAATagatgaagaggaggaggaagaagaaaaggaGGAGCTGGACTTCCAGTTCATGGACCAACAGACCGCTTCGCCGGCCGCGGGGTGCGAGGGCGGGCTCTGCTCGCCGTTCGAGGTGGTGGCGGCAGAGCTCGGCGGCGTGGTGGAGGCCGCCGGCGGCGAGCCGGCCACGGCCGTTCACGAGCTGATGATGAGCAGGATGGACTACGAGAGGAAGATCTCGGCGTCGCTCTACGCGCTCAGCGGCGTCTCGGAGTGCCTCAAGATGCGCCTCGGTGCCGCCGCTGCCGGTGGTGGCCACGCCGTGCGTGATCAGCTCTCCGGGCTGAGGGAGGCGTGCCGGAAGAAGCAGCGAGAGACAgttcaacagcagcagcagcacgagcAAGAACCGTCAACGGAAACAGCAGAGGATGTCAAGCCGTCTCGTGAGGAGTGTTCACCCGGCGGCGGCGCCCCGGAGGCGACAAGCTCGTCGTCTGAGGCGAGCGACGGTGACGGTGACGGCGACGGAGACGGCGATGTGCTGCTGTGGAGCTCCCTGGACTTGGCTCCCATCTGCTGA
- the LOC136502677 gene encoding CSC1-like protein HYP1 isoform X1, with translation MILSALATSVGLNLALTVLLAVAYSLLRRRPPYVEVYAPRRPYAPLEPWLAAAWRRSEDDVHAAAGLDGVVFVRIFVFSIRVFAAAAVLGVGVLLPVNFLDHQLQEIDFTDLPNKSIDLFSVSNVQDGSSKLWLHFSAVYIITGITCYLLYHEYKYIFGKRLEYFMISKPLPQHFTVLVRAIPLSDGVSVGDAVDKFFKEYHASTYLSHTVVHQTGKLRRLLNDAESICTKLTNLKYVRRSTGDPPRKFLGLFSRNDLVGKYQKRLEDLEENVRMEQSDATRRQEIAAAFVSFRSRYGAANAVYIRQSDNPTEWQTELAPDPHDVYWPFFSTSFKERWIAKFVVFVASVLLILVFLLVVAFVQGLTYLEQLEQWLPFLRNILEIAVVSQLVTGYLPSVILHFLSSYVPSIMKLFSTMQGFVSVSGIERSACNKMLWFTIWTVFFANVLTGSVFSQYEIFLDPKELPTKLAVLVPAQASFFIAYVVTSWTSITSELTQITALFCHLWGKCAKCCKRDGSKAPSMPYHSEIPRILLFGLLGLAYFIVAPLILPFVLVYFCLGYFIFLNQLFNIYVPKYDTGGKFWPVVHSTTIFSLVVLHIIAIGVFGLKKLPLASSLLLPLPLLTLLFNEFCRNRFLPIFEAYSTESLIKKDREEQSKPDMLEFFSNLVTAYRDPALKPIQRASNSDERTAPLLASV, from the exons ATGATCCTGTCGGCGCTCGCGACGTCGGTGGGGCTCAACCTGGCCCTCACCGTGCTCCTCGCCGTGGCCTACTCGCTGCTCCGCCGCAGGCCGCCGTACGTCGAGGTGTACGCCCCGCGCCGCCCCTACGCGCCGCTCGAGCCCTGGCTCGCCGCGGCGTGGCGCCGCTCCGAGGATGACGTCCACGCCGCCGCGGGGCTCGACGGCGTCGTCTTCGTCCGCATCTTCGTGTTCAG CATCAGGGTGTTCGCGGCCGCCGCGGTGCTCGGGGTCGGGGTGCTCCTGCCGGTGAACTTCCTCGATCACCAGCTGCAGGAGATCGACTTCACCGACCTGCCCAACAAGTCCATCGATCTATTCAGCGTCTCCAACGTCCAGGACGGCTCCAGCAA ATTGTGGCTTCACTTTTCAGCTGTGTATATCATAACTGGAATTACATGCTACCTACTGTATCAT GAGTACAAATATATCTTTGGGAAGAGGCTAGAGTATTTTATGATCTCAAAGCCATTACCTCAGCATTTCACAGTTCTTGTTCGAGCTATTCCATTATCTGATGGTGTTTCAGTGGGTGATGCTGTTGATAAGTTTTTCAAAGAGTATCATGCATCCACGTACTTGTCACACACGGTTGTTCATCAAACTGGCAAACTTCGCCGTCTTCTG AACGATGCAGAGAGTATTTGTACAAAGCTTACCAACTTAAAATATGTCCGACGGTCAACTGGAGATCCTCCAAGAAAATTTCTTGGATTATTTAGCAGAAATGATCTTGTTGGAAAATACCAGAAAAGGCTGGAAGACCTTGAAGAGAATGTTAGAATGGAACAGTCAGATGCTACTAGGAGACAG GAAATTGCTGCTGCCTTTGTTTCATTCAGATCTCGATATGGCGCTGCAAATGCAGTTTACATTAGGCAGTCAGACAACCCAACTGAGTGGCAAACTGAGCTAGCTCCTGATCCTCATGACGTTTATTGGCCTTTCTTTTCTACATCCTTCAAGGAAAGATGGATCGCCAAGTTTGTAGTATTTGTAGCTTCAGTTCTCCTGATACTTGTCTTTCTCCTAGTTGTGGCATTTGTTCAAGGACTCACCTATTTGGAACAACTAGAGCAGTGGTTGCCTTTTCTGAGGAACATACTGGAAAT TGCTGTTGTGAGTCAACTGGTTAcaggatatcttcccagtgtTATTCTTCATTTTCTTTCATCTTATGTGCCCTCAATAATGAAGTTATTTTCAACTATGCAAGGATTTGTTTCTGTTAGTGGGATTGAGCGAAGTGCTTGCAATAAGATGCTTTGGTTTACAATATGGACTGTGTTCTTTGCCAATGTTCTCACTGGTTCAGTCTTTAGTCAATACGAGATTTTCCTTGATCCAAAGGAATTACCTACAAAACTTGCAGTTCTTGTACCAGCACAG GCCTCTTTCTTCATTGCATATGTGGTTACATCGTGGACAAGCATAACATCTGAACTCACTCAAATTACTGCTCTTTTCTGTCATCTGTGGGGAAAGTGTGCAAAGTGTTGCAAGCGGGATGGCTCCAAAGCTCCATCAATGCCTTATCATAGTGAAATTCCACGGATTCTCTTGTTTGGGCTTCTTGGACTCGCATATTTTATTGTGGCCCCCCTTATCCTACCGTTCGTATTGGTCTACTTCTGCCTTGGCTACTTCATATTCCTTAATCAG CTTTTTAATATATATGTGCCAAAGTATGATACTGGAGGAAAATTTTGGCCCGTTGTGCACAGCACAACAATATTCTCTCTGGTTGTTCTGCATATAATTGCTATTGGAGTATTTGGGTTAAAGAAACTTCCTCTTGCATCCAGTTTGCTGCTTCCTCTTCCACTGCTGACCCTTCTGTTCAATGAATTCTGCCGGAACAGATTTTTGCCTATCTTTGAAGCATACTCTACTGAG TCTTTGATAAAGAAAGATAGAGAAGAACAGAGTAAACCAGATATGTTAGAGTTCTTCAGTAATCTTGTAACAGCTTACCGCGACCCAGCTCTGAAACCTATTCAACGTGCTTCTAACTCTGATGAACGTACTGCACCGCTCTTGGCCTCTGTCTAG
- the LOC136502677 gene encoding CSC1-like protein HYP1 isoform X2 codes for MILSALATSVGLNLALTVLLAVAYSLLRRRPPYVEVYAPRRPYAPLEPWLAAAWRRSEDDVHAAAGLDGVVFVRIFVFSIRVFAAAAVLGVGVLLPVNFLDHQLQEIDFTDLPNKSIDLFSVSNVQDGSSKLWLHFSAVYIITGITCYLLYHEYKYIFGKRLEYFMISKPLPQHFTVLVRAIPLSDGVSVGDAVDKFFKEYHASTYLSHTVVHQTGKLRRLLNDAESICTKLTNLKYVRRSTGDPPRKFLGLFSRNDLVGKYQKRLEDLEENVRMEQSDATRRQEIAAAFVSFRSRYGAANAVYIRQSDNPTEWQTELAPDPHDVYWPFFSTSFKERWIAKFVVFVASVLLILVFLLVVAFVQGLTYLEQLEQWLPFLRNILEIAVVSQLVTGYLPSVILHFLSSYVPSIMKLFSTMQGFVSVSGIERSACNKMLWFTIWTVFFANVLTGSVFSQYEIFLDPKELPTKLAVLVPAQASFFIAYVVTSWTSITSELTQITALFCHLWGKCAKCCKRDGSKAPSMPYHSEIPRILLFGLLGLAYFIVAPLILPFVLVYFCLGYFIFLNQFAASSSTADPSVQ; via the exons ATGATCCTGTCGGCGCTCGCGACGTCGGTGGGGCTCAACCTGGCCCTCACCGTGCTCCTCGCCGTGGCCTACTCGCTGCTCCGCCGCAGGCCGCCGTACGTCGAGGTGTACGCCCCGCGCCGCCCCTACGCGCCGCTCGAGCCCTGGCTCGCCGCGGCGTGGCGCCGCTCCGAGGATGACGTCCACGCCGCCGCGGGGCTCGACGGCGTCGTCTTCGTCCGCATCTTCGTGTTCAG CATCAGGGTGTTCGCGGCCGCCGCGGTGCTCGGGGTCGGGGTGCTCCTGCCGGTGAACTTCCTCGATCACCAGCTGCAGGAGATCGACTTCACCGACCTGCCCAACAAGTCCATCGATCTATTCAGCGTCTCCAACGTCCAGGACGGCTCCAGCAA ATTGTGGCTTCACTTTTCAGCTGTGTATATCATAACTGGAATTACATGCTACCTACTGTATCAT GAGTACAAATATATCTTTGGGAAGAGGCTAGAGTATTTTATGATCTCAAAGCCATTACCTCAGCATTTCACAGTTCTTGTTCGAGCTATTCCATTATCTGATGGTGTTTCAGTGGGTGATGCTGTTGATAAGTTTTTCAAAGAGTATCATGCATCCACGTACTTGTCACACACGGTTGTTCATCAAACTGGCAAACTTCGCCGTCTTCTG AACGATGCAGAGAGTATTTGTACAAAGCTTACCAACTTAAAATATGTCCGACGGTCAACTGGAGATCCTCCAAGAAAATTTCTTGGATTATTTAGCAGAAATGATCTTGTTGGAAAATACCAGAAAAGGCTGGAAGACCTTGAAGAGAATGTTAGAATGGAACAGTCAGATGCTACTAGGAGACAG GAAATTGCTGCTGCCTTTGTTTCATTCAGATCTCGATATGGCGCTGCAAATGCAGTTTACATTAGGCAGTCAGACAACCCAACTGAGTGGCAAACTGAGCTAGCTCCTGATCCTCATGACGTTTATTGGCCTTTCTTTTCTACATCCTTCAAGGAAAGATGGATCGCCAAGTTTGTAGTATTTGTAGCTTCAGTTCTCCTGATACTTGTCTTTCTCCTAGTTGTGGCATTTGTTCAAGGACTCACCTATTTGGAACAACTAGAGCAGTGGTTGCCTTTTCTGAGGAACATACTGGAAAT TGCTGTTGTGAGTCAACTGGTTAcaggatatcttcccagtgtTATTCTTCATTTTCTTTCATCTTATGTGCCCTCAATAATGAAGTTATTTTCAACTATGCAAGGATTTGTTTCTGTTAGTGGGATTGAGCGAAGTGCTTGCAATAAGATGCTTTGGTTTACAATATGGACTGTGTTCTTTGCCAATGTTCTCACTGGTTCAGTCTTTAGTCAATACGAGATTTTCCTTGATCCAAAGGAATTACCTACAAAACTTGCAGTTCTTGTACCAGCACAG GCCTCTTTCTTCATTGCATATGTGGTTACATCGTGGACAAGCATAACATCTGAACTCACTCAAATTACTGCTCTTTTCTGTCATCTGTGGGGAAAGTGTGCAAAGTGTTGCAAGCGGGATGGCTCCAAAGCTCCATCAATGCCTTATCATAGTGAAATTCCACGGATTCTCTTGTTTGGGCTTCTTGGACTCGCATATTTTATTGTGGCCCCCCTTATCCTACCGTTCGTATTGGTCTACTTCTGCCTTGGCTACTTCATATTCCTTAATCAG TTTGCTGCTTCCTCTTCCACTGCTGACCCTTCTGTTCAATGA